The proteins below come from a single Luteitalea sp. genomic window:
- a CDS encoding glycosyltransferase, whose product MLRGDDEGLGRCLVEAMAMELPEILTSGGAGQEIVTHGETGLVVPPGVRTRSRKRSSTWPSIP is encoded by the coding sequence GTGCTCCGCGGTGACGATGAGGGGCTCGGCCGATGTCTGGTCGAAGCCATGGCGATGGAGCTGCCAGAGATCCTCACGAGCGGAGGAGCCGGCCAGGAGATTGTCACGCACGGCGAAACTGGTTTGGTGGTGCCGCCGGGCGTCCGGACGCGCTCGCGGAAGCGCTCGTCAACGTGGCCCTCGATTCCCTGA